From Apium graveolens cultivar Ventura chromosome 9, ASM990537v1, whole genome shotgun sequence, the proteins below share one genomic window:
- the LOC141685067 gene encoding uncharacterized protein LOC141685067, whose protein sequence is MVFIINAVTSSSKWHDELQANQIAEIEHLKEIEEIQTGKGLNQIGTLQRPGDTRWSSHFTAICSLIRMYGATRSVLIDVDAQGITFSQRGDALSSIKMLMSYEFVFILHVVKEIMAITDLLCRALQQKSQDILNAMHLVSTRKMLIQKLRSDGWESLLENVRSFCERHTILIPDMNAPYFDVLKSLRRQGKQKQMVTMEHHYRVEIFTAAIDQQL, encoded by the coding sequence ATGGTCTTTATTATCAATGCGGTTACTAGTTCTTCTAAGTGGCATGATGAGTTGCAAGCTAATCAAATTGCTGAAATTGAACATTTAAAGGAAATAGAAGAGATTCAAACAGGTAAAGGTCTCAATCAAATTGGAACATTACAACGTCCCGGAGATACTAGATGGAGTTCACATTTCACTGCTATATGTAGTTTGATAAGAATGTATGGTGCTACTCGCTCGGTTTTAATTGACGTTGATGCTCAAGGGATAACTTTTTCTCAACGAGGTGATGCTTTAAGTTCTATTAAAATGTTAATGTCTTATGAATTTGTGTTTATTTTACATGTGGTTAAGGAGATAATGGCTATTACTGATTTACTTTGTCGAGCATTACAACAAAAGTCTCAAGATATTTTAAATGCCATGCATTTGGTTTCTACTAGAAAGATGTTGATTCAAAAATTGAGAAGTGATGGTTGGGAGAGTCTCTTAGAAAAtgtgagatcattttgtgaacgACATACTATCTTGATTCCAGATATGAATGCTCCCTACTTTGATGTGCTTAAATCTCTTCGTCGACAAGGAAAACAAAAGCAAATGGTGACAATGGAACATCATTACCGAGTAGAAATCTTTACAGC